A part of Citrifermentans bremense genomic DNA contains:
- a CDS encoding pyridoxal phosphate-dependent aminotransferase, whose protein sequence is MRNEIVAPGAGELTYEIRNIVTVAEKVQRLGVKINWENIGDPIVKGENIPLWMKEIVAAEAMNDDSYAYCPTRGVLETREFICELTNKRGGAQITPDDIIFFNGLGDAIAKVYGNLRPESRVLMPSPTYTTHSIGEAAHANAVPVCYRLKPEDNWYPDMDDLECHVKYNPQIAGIMMINPDNPTGMVYPVEVLKQIVEIARKYDLFIIADEVYSNIVYNGEKTVPISDVIGEVPAIAMKGISKELPWPGSRCGWIEVYNADRDARFNKFVNAILSSKMNEVCSTTLPQRCLPAVMKHPEYHNYLNERITRYERMSNITYEALSKVPELAVNRTNGAFYMAVPFKPGVLNGTQTLPIKNPEIRELVEGIVNQPGVAPDKRFVYYILAHTGICVVPLSSFNTELLGFRVTLLERDEAECRRIYRTLTENIATYLASSK, encoded by the coding sequence ATGCGCAACGAGATCGTCGCTCCCGGCGCGGGAGAACTGACCTACGAAATCAGGAACATCGTTACAGTTGCCGAGAAGGTGCAACGCTTAGGGGTGAAGATCAACTGGGAGAACATAGGCGACCCCATCGTCAAGGGCGAGAACATCCCGCTCTGGATGAAGGAGATCGTGGCTGCCGAGGCGATGAACGACGACAGTTACGCCTACTGCCCGACCCGCGGCGTCCTGGAAACCCGCGAGTTCATCTGCGAGCTCACCAACAAGCGCGGCGGCGCGCAGATCACCCCCGACGACATCATCTTCTTCAACGGCCTGGGCGACGCCATCGCCAAGGTGTACGGCAACCTGCGCCCCGAAAGCCGCGTGCTCATGCCCTCCCCCACCTACACCACCCACTCCATCGGCGAGGCGGCCCACGCCAACGCGGTGCCGGTCTGCTACCGCTTGAAGCCCGAGGACAACTGGTACCCAGACATGGACGACCTCGAGTGCCACGTGAAGTACAACCCGCAGATCGCGGGGATCATGATGATCAACCCGGACAACCCGACCGGCATGGTGTACCCGGTGGAGGTGCTGAAGCAGATCGTCGAGATCGCGAGGAAATACGACCTGTTCATCATCGCCGACGAGGTGTACAGCAACATCGTCTACAACGGCGAGAAGACGGTCCCCATCTCCGACGTGATCGGAGAGGTCCCCGCCATCGCCATGAAGGGTATCTCGAAAGAGCTCCCCTGGCCCGGGTCCCGCTGCGGCTGGATCGAGGTATACAACGCCGACCGCGACGCGCGTTTCAACAAGTTCGTCAACGCCATCCTCTCCTCGAAGATGAACGAGGTCTGCTCCACCACGCTGCCGCAGCGCTGCCTGCCGGCCGTGATGAAGCACCCCGAGTACCACAACTACCTGAACGAGCGCATCACCCGCTACGAGCGAATGAGCAACATCACCTACGAGGCGCTCTCGAAGGTGCCGGAGCTGGCGGTGAACCGCACCAACGGCGCCTTCTACATGGCGGTCCCCTTCAAGCCGGGGGTCCTGAACGGCACCCAGACCCTCCCCATCAAGAACCCGGAGATCCGGGAGCTGGTGGAGGGGATCGTGAACCAGCCGGGGGTGGCGCCGGACAAGCGCTTCGTCTACTACATCCTGGCGCACACCGGGATCTGCGTGGTTCCCCTCTCCTCCTTCAACACGGAGCTTCTGGGGTTCAGGGTCACCCTTCTGGAGCGCGACGAGGCGGAATGCCGCAGGATCTACCGTACCTTGACCGAGAACATCGCCACCTACCTCGCCTCGTCGAAGTAG
- a CDS encoding SH3 domain-containing protein — protein sequence MRLSASLLLIALAAGAAYAAPPAPRPYSGCGILKLRQWGALEPEPLALYREPGLLRVAEKSAAALPRLAGDGLEPLLAASERRGRWTRLSLDDAGRQGWLEQQRGWDYASWDEFLPGRTVRVLPGLKKGWYSLKGAPAEDAAEIASLTRDQLVQVMEVEEDWVKLERPSGWFRWRDPDGRLTVSLQSSR from the coding sequence GTGAGGCTTTCCGCCTCTCTGCTCCTGATAGCGCTTGCCGCAGGCGCGGCCTACGCGGCCCCTCCCGCGCCGCGCCCCTATAGCGGCTGCGGCATCCTTAAGCTGAGGCAGTGGGGGGCGCTGGAGCCGGAGCCCCTTGCGCTTTACCGCGAGCCGGGGCTTTTGCGTGTCGCCGAAAAGAGCGCAGCTGCGCTGCCGCGGTTGGCGGGCGACGGACTGGAGCCGCTTCTGGCCGCAAGCGAGCGGCGCGGCAGATGGACAAGGCTCTCGCTCGACGACGCGGGACGGCAGGGGTGGCTGGAGCAGCAACGCGGCTGGGACTATGCGAGCTGGGACGAATTCCTTCCCGGCCGCACAGTCCGCGTGCTCCCTGGGCTCAAGAAGGGGTGGTACTCGCTGAAGGGTGCGCCCGCAGAAGATGCGGCGGAAATCGCCTCGCTTACCCGGGACCAGCTGGTGCAGGTTATGGAAGTCGAGGAGGACTGGGTGAAGCTGGAGCGTCCCTCCGGCTGGTTCAGGTGGCGCGACCCCGACGGGCGTCTCACCGTATCCTTGCAGAGCTCCCGCTAA
- a CDS encoding VOC family protein, protein MVEKIKNIVVFVNDFPAARRFYREQLGLAPGQETEYMMEFLPAEGTALGVALAMHEDAKKLVGRHTGITLNVKGLEELCAKLSAAGARFTEPLMVTPYGKMAVVADPDGNEFALVEM, encoded by the coding sequence ATGGTAGAAAAAATTAAGAATATCGTGGTATTCGTCAACGACTTCCCGGCTGCGCGCAGGTTTTACCGCGAGCAGCTCGGTCTCGCCCCCGGGCAGGAGACCGAATACATGATGGAGTTCCTTCCCGCCGAGGGGACCGCACTCGGCGTAGCACTTGCCATGCACGAGGACGCGAAGAAGCTCGTCGGCCGCCACACCGGCATCACCTTGAACGTCAAGGGGCTCGAGGAGCTCTGCGCCAAGCTGAGCGCCGCGGGGGCCCGCTTCACCGAGCCGCTGATGGTGACCCCCTACGGGAAGATGGCCGTAGTGGCCGACCCGGACGGCAACGAGTTCGCTCTGGTGGAGATGTGA
- a CDS encoding thiolase family protein yields the protein MTQQFKPREVYVASSFMAPVGRYNGREREGLSFLEMAEKAGEVFAGSRLKRSDINAVIVGCQNPVAFSGVDNTAAKIAGVLGISGAKSVLIDTASSSGASALEYAYLQIASGRCDHVLAIGIQKMSDVPTGQATRIVAGVIDKDEAEFGLSMPACGALVARSLIERLKLSTEEWTAFSALLTQRAHRFAAKNPEAHLGFEIPLEDYYRQIVTGKNYRYWWPLRYHDFCPMSDGVAAVLLSATPHEVIVSGVGSATDIPTIADRPYFHSFPATVRAAAEAYAMAGIKKITDFAGKIHVNMHDPFNGFGPINMVDLGFVHRRRILEGLLNDELTGENGAFPTNITGGLKGRGHPLGATGMIQIVENHRLITGGRFDMGLAHSIGGPINNNVVTLLERASHYRQRPRPALSPWGLPPLGRMKPKQMTVGELLKGAGEVQGRFVAATTRFDFKTGAPEGIIIIVSCLVDAVRHSFLFGVGGEHYREVVQLRSGDQVSLEQGEEGILVNRIPVRKFYQRSMSGVLELAGNGWKKLTGGS from the coding sequence GTGACGCAGCAATTCAAGCCTCGGGAGGTCTATGTCGCCTCCTCTTTCATGGCTCCGGTCGGGCGCTACAACGGGCGCGAGCGCGAGGGGCTGAGCTTTCTGGAGATGGCCGAAAAGGCGGGGGAGGTTTTTGCCGGCAGCAGGCTCAAGCGCTCCGATATAAATGCCGTCATAGTCGGCTGCCAGAACCCGGTCGCTTTCTCCGGGGTCGACAACACCGCGGCGAAGATCGCCGGGGTCCTCGGGATCTCCGGCGCCAAATCGGTGCTCATCGACACCGCCTCCTCTTCCGGGGCGTCGGCCCTCGAGTACGCCTACCTTCAGATCGCCTCCGGGCGCTGCGACCACGTCCTCGCCATCGGCATCCAGAAGATGAGCGACGTCCCCACCGGGCAGGCCACCCGCATCGTCGCCGGGGTGATCGACAAGGACGAGGCGGAGTTCGGGCTCTCCATGCCGGCCTGCGGCGCGCTCGTGGCGCGCTCCCTGATCGAGCGGCTGAAGCTCTCCACAGAGGAGTGGACCGCCTTCTCCGCCCTTTTGACCCAGCGGGCGCACCGCTTTGCCGCGAAAAACCCCGAGGCGCACCTCGGTTTCGAGATCCCGCTCGAGGATTACTACCGCCAGATCGTCACCGGCAAGAACTACCGCTACTGGTGGCCCCTGCGCTACCACGACTTCTGCCCCATGTCCGACGGGGTGGCGGCGGTGCTCCTCTCAGCGACCCCGCACGAGGTGATCGTCTCGGGCGTCGGAAGCGCCACAGACATCCCCACCATCGCCGACCGCCCCTACTTCCACAGCTTCCCCGCCACGGTGCGCGCCGCGGCCGAGGCCTACGCCATGGCGGGGATCAAGAAGATCACCGATTTCGCCGGGAAGATCCACGTGAACATGCACGATCCGTTCAACGGTTTCGGGCCGATCAATATGGTCGATCTCGGCTTCGTGCACCGGCGACGGATCTTGGAAGGGCTCTTGAACGACGAATTGACCGGCGAGAATGGGGCGTTCCCGACCAACATAACGGGGGGGCTCAAGGGGCGCGGCCATCCGCTGGGGGCGACCGGCATGATCCAGATCGTCGAGAACCACCGGCTCATCACCGGGGGGCGCTTCGACATGGGGCTCGCCCACTCCATCGGCGGACCGATCAACAACAACGTGGTGACGCTTTTGGAGCGGGCGAGCCACTACCGGCAGCGCCCCCGCCCGGCGCTCTCCCCCTGGGGGCTGCCGCCTCTCGGGCGCATGAAGCCAAAGCAGATGACCGTGGGCGAACTCCTGAAAGGCGCGGGGGAGGTGCAGGGACGCTTCGTCGCCGCCACCACCCGCTTCGACTTCAAGACCGGCGCCCCCGAGGGGATCATCATCATCGTTTCCTGCCTGGTGGACGCTGTCCGCCACTCCTTCCTCTTCGGGGTGGGCGGCGAGCATTACCGGGAGGTGGTGCAGCTGAGGTCCGGGGACCAGGTGAGCCTGGAGCAGGGCGAAGAGGGGATACTGGTGAACCGGATCCCGGTCCGGAAGTTCTACCAAAGAAGCATGAGCGGGGTACTGGAGCTTGCCGGAAACGGCTGGAAGAAGCTCACCGGAGGGTCCTAG
- a CDS encoding flavodoxin family protein — translation MAGQRKVVAIVGSYRRGGVVDQVVDELLAAAASEGAQVEKLYLLDTQIEFCTNCRLCTQEREGARGICPIADQMVRVLDLVESADAVVLASPMNFGTVTALMKRFIERLVCYAYWPWGMAAPKLRSKERPRRAVLIASSAAPAFMARFLTPIVKVLRQAAELLGGRTVGVIMVGLAAREKRQEPGPGIRAKARLLGKKLVS, via the coding sequence ATGGCTGGCCAGAGGAAGGTAGTCGCCATAGTCGGCAGTTACCGCAGGGGGGGCGTGGTCGACCAGGTCGTGGACGAGCTATTGGCTGCGGCCGCAAGTGAAGGGGCCCAGGTCGAGAAGCTTTACCTCCTGGACACGCAGATCGAGTTCTGCACCAACTGCCGGCTCTGCACACAGGAAAGGGAGGGGGCGCGCGGCATCTGCCCCATCGCGGACCAGATGGTGAGGGTGCTGGACCTGGTCGAAAGTGCGGACGCAGTAGTGCTCGCCTCGCCCATGAACTTCGGCACCGTCACGGCGCTCATGAAGCGCTTCATTGAGCGCCTGGTCTGCTATGCCTACTGGCCCTGGGGGATGGCCGCGCCCAAGCTGCGCAGCAAGGAGAGGCCGCGGCGCGCGGTGCTCATCGCTTCCAGCGCGGCGCCCGCCTTCATGGCGCGGTTTCTGACCCCGATCGTGAAGGTGCTGCGTCAGGCTGCGGAACTTCTGGGGGGGAGGACGGTTGGGGTAATCATGGTCGGCCTCGCGGCCCGGGAGAAACGGCAGGAGCCGGGTCCGGGTATCCGGGCCAAGGCGCGCCTTTTGGGGAAGAAGCTGGTGTCGTAA
- a CDS encoding LexA family protein, protein MPSTDYHAETGVRIKKARLALGLTQKEFAASLGIVQGFLSGIETGRKRPSDTLLIALSHTFGINAQWLRDGSGESFKNDLAADQPQSCRAPLLDVIPDSFPEDPGTIRRYVSVPDLPEGCYAIVCYGDFMSPTIRDGDVVIFKPYSEQKKSGDIIIVHNRWGEPILRRYRIKDDEVYLAPDNPAYAPFRPDDGTRTIGIVVDVWRKVII, encoded by the coding sequence ATGCCGTCAACTGACTACCATGCAGAAACCGGAGTGAGGATCAAGAAGGCAAGGCTCGCGCTTGGGCTCACCCAGAAGGAGTTCGCCGCCTCCCTGGGGATCGTCCAGGGGTTTCTGAGCGGCATCGAAACCGGCAGGAAGCGCCCCTCGGACACGCTGCTGATCGCCCTCTCGCACACCTTCGGCATCAACGCCCAGTGGCTGCGGGACGGCAGCGGCGAGAGCTTCAAGAACGATCTCGCAGCGGACCAGCCCCAAAGCTGCCGCGCTCCGCTGCTGGACGTGATACCGGACAGCTTCCCCGAAGACCCCGGCACCATACGCCGCTACGTCTCGGTGCCCGACCTGCCCGAAGGGTGCTACGCCATCGTCTGCTACGGAGATTTCATGTCCCCGACCATCCGTGACGGCGACGTGGTGATCTTCAAGCCTTATAGCGAACAGAAGAAAAGCGGCGACATCATCATCGTCCACAACCGATGGGGAGAGCCGATCCTGCGCAGGTACCGGATCAAGGACGACGAGGTGTACCTGGCCCCCGACAACCCCGCTTACGCCCCCTTCCGCCCCGACGACGGCACCCGCACCATCGGCATCGTGGTGGATGTCTGGCGCAAGGTGATCATCTAA
- the def gene encoding peptide deformylase, protein MIRRILTYPDPELKKRSLPVTVITEKTRELAQDMAETMYDAPGVGLAAPQIGVHQRIIVIDVSGKDEKPELIVAINPEIVHAEGEAFEEEGCLSVPKFSANVRRHARIVVKALNLDGEEITFRADDLLSIAFQHEIDHLDGILFIDHLSPLKKGIFRKRYQRALDEAKELDR, encoded by the coding sequence ATGATACGAAGAATACTCACCTATCCGGACCCCGAGCTTAAAAAACGCTCACTGCCGGTTACAGTTATCACGGAAAAGACACGCGAGCTGGCACAGGACATGGCCGAGACCATGTACGACGCGCCTGGAGTGGGCTTGGCCGCCCCCCAGATAGGGGTGCACCAGCGCATCATAGTCATCGACGTATCGGGAAAGGACGAGAAGCCCGAGCTGATCGTGGCCATCAACCCCGAGATCGTCCACGCCGAGGGGGAGGCGTTCGAGGAGGAAGGGTGCCTGTCGGTCCCGAAATTCTCGGCCAACGTGCGCCGGCACGCCCGCATCGTGGTTAAGGCGCTCAACCTGGACGGTGAGGAAATCACCTTCCGCGCCGACGACCTCCTCTCTATCGCTTTCCAGCACGAGATCGATCACCTGGACGGCATCCTCTTCATAGACCACCTCTCCCCGCTCAAGAAGGGGATCTTCCGCAAGCGCTACCAGCGCGCCCTGGACGAAGCAAAGGAGCTCGATCGATGA
- the fmt gene encoding methionyl-tRNA formyltransferase — MTGMRIIFMGTPEFACPTLRTLIDRGEQVVAVVTQPDRPKGRGQQTLPPPVKVVAEEHGIPVLQPVKVRLPESIEEIRALEPDLIVVIAFGQILPKALLDIPKYGCINVHASLLPRYRGAAPLNWCIINGETETGVTTMMMDVGLDTGDMLLKRFTPIDPDEDTQSLHDRMSQLGAELLAETLDRLARGELVPEKQDDALTCYAPIMKKEDGLIDWSRDAQSIKNQVRGMTPWPGAYSFLDDKFLKVFRVQTASGSGTPGEILSCGRDGLEVACGKGSLVITELQLEGKKRLPAGDFLAGYKLQPGGFLGKKEAAVGV, encoded by the coding sequence ATGACCGGAATGCGCATCATCTTCATGGGGACCCCCGAATTCGCCTGCCCTACGCTGCGCACGCTGATCGATCGCGGCGAGCAGGTGGTGGCCGTGGTGACGCAGCCCGACCGTCCCAAGGGACGCGGGCAGCAGACCCTCCCCCCGCCGGTGAAGGTCGTGGCCGAGGAGCACGGGATCCCGGTGCTGCAGCCGGTGAAGGTGCGGCTCCCGGAGTCGATCGAAGAGATCCGGGCCCTTGAGCCCGACCTGATCGTGGTGATCGCTTTCGGGCAGATCCTGCCCAAGGCGCTGCTCGACATCCCCAAGTACGGCTGCATCAACGTGCACGCCTCGCTTCTGCCGCGCTACCGCGGCGCGGCGCCGCTCAACTGGTGCATCATCAACGGCGAGACCGAGACCGGGGTCACCACCATGATGATGGACGTGGGTCTCGACACCGGCGACATGCTCCTGAAGCGGTTTACCCCCATCGACCCGGACGAGGACACCCAGAGCCTGCACGACCGGATGTCGCAGCTGGGCGCCGAGCTCCTGGCCGAGACGCTGGACCGGCTGGCCCGGGGCGAACTGGTCCCGGAGAAGCAGGACGACGCCCTCACCTGCTACGCACCGATAATGAAGAAAGAGGACGGGCTGATCGACTGGAGCCGCGACGCGCAGTCCATCAAGAACCAGGTCCGCGGCATGACCCCCTGGCCCGGCGCCTACAGCTTCCTGGATGACAAGTTCTTGAAGGTCTTCCGGGTACAGACCGCTTCCGGCAGCGGCACTCCGGGCGAGATCCTCTCCTGCGGCCGCGACGGGCTGGAGGTCGCCTGTGGCAAGGGGAGCCTGGTGATAACCGAGCTGCAGCTCGAAGGGAAGAAGCGCCTGCCTGCCGGCGACTTCCTCGCCGGTTACAAACTCCAGCCGGGGGGCTTCCTCGGAAAGAAGGAAGCTGCGGTTGGGGTATAA
- a CDS encoding DUF116 domain-containing protein translates to MGYKGPYQRPPQKRLFVALMGVTCLLVVGLIYLGWWIPTMGLTNIHPDLPRIVGTVFAVLSGTAVLGTLLLVLTTALGKDILGTRFMRGVVIKFLLPLIEQIGKLCGISKDTIRQSFVAMNNSLVLSQRLKVKPDRILILLPHCLQLSQCEIKVTGDINKCLRCGRCDITGLAGLAQKYQVEMSVATGGTLARKVIIEKRPKLVLAVACERDLTSGIKDCYPLPVIGVLNDRPYGPCIDTRVDVDKIEAALRSVLE, encoded by the coding sequence TTGGGGTATAAGGGGCCATACCAGAGGCCTCCCCAGAAGCGCCTCTTCGTGGCGCTCATGGGGGTGACCTGCCTGCTGGTGGTGGGGCTCATCTACCTGGGGTGGTGGATCCCGACCATGGGGCTCACCAACATCCACCCCGACCTGCCGCGCATCGTCGGCACAGTGTTCGCCGTCCTCTCGGGGACAGCGGTCCTCGGCACGCTCCTTTTGGTGCTCACCACGGCCCTTGGCAAGGACATCCTGGGCACCAGGTTCATGCGCGGGGTGGTGATCAAGTTCCTTTTGCCGCTCATCGAGCAGATCGGCAAACTCTGCGGCATATCCAAGGACACCATCCGCCAGTCCTTCGTCGCCATGAACAACTCCCTGGTCCTCTCGCAGCGCCTCAAGGTCAAGCCGGACCGGATCCTGATCCTGCTCCCGCACTGCCTGCAGCTCTCCCAGTGCGAGATCAAGGTCACCGGCGACATCAACAAGTGTCTGCGTTGCGGCAGGTGCGACATCACGGGGCTCGCCGGCCTGGCGCAGAAGTACCAGGTGGAGATGTCCGTCGCCACCGGCGGCACGCTGGCCCGCAAGGTCATCATCGAGAAGCGCCCCAAGCTGGTTCTGGCCGTCGCCTGCGAGCGCGACTTAACCTCCGGCATCAAGGACTGTTACCCCCTCCCGGTGATCGGGGTCCTGAACGATCGCCCCTACGGCCCCTGCATCGACACGCGGGTCGACGTCGACAAGATAGAGGCAGCGCTACGCAGCGTTTTGGAATAA
- a CDS encoding polysaccharide deacetylase family protein: MMSRTLLAKLPPLCLSLALLLVFCVLPAHAARITGYRVIREPVCDRAGKRLLAVRSFERDGVPRLLVVDPETLASYDLPADSVKKSGDAGADLFRSTRLARALERYNSPPYRLQNGGAVRAETEVEGLFLTVDLCPSKRPFERDLFEAAAALGRGRAVPVAVMISGVWLSTHPQELAYLKDEIAAGRLAVTWVNHSYHHHYDPKVPLPENFLLAPGTDPLQEVLQTEELLLSQGLVPSPFFRFPGLVSDGGLMQRLKELSLIPVGSDAWLAKGEVPRQGSFILVHGNGNEPKGVKLLLPILKDKAPRLLPLPVAFGPNTGAL, from the coding sequence ATGATGAGCAGAACCCTCCTGGCGAAACTCCCCCCCCTTTGCCTTTCCCTGGCACTATTGCTTGTTTTCTGCGTCCTCCCGGCCCATGCCGCGCGCATAACCGGCTACCGCGTGATCCGGGAACCGGTTTGCGACCGCGCCGGCAAAAGGCTCCTCGCGGTCCGCAGCTTCGAACGCGACGGCGTGCCGCGCCTTCTGGTCGTCGACCCGGAAACGCTTGCAAGCTACGACCTTCCTGCAGACTCGGTGAAAAAAAGCGGCGACGCCGGCGCCGACCTCTTCCGCTCCACGAGGCTCGCCCGGGCGCTGGAGAGGTACAACTCGCCTCCGTACCGGCTGCAAAACGGCGGGGCGGTCCGCGCCGAGACCGAGGTGGAGGGCCTTTTCCTCACCGTCGATCTCTGCCCCTCCAAGCGCCCCTTCGAGCGGGACCTCTTCGAGGCCGCGGCGGCGCTGGGCCGTGGCCGCGCCGTCCCGGTGGCGGTGATGATCTCAGGAGTGTGGCTGTCGACCCATCCGCAGGAGCTTGCCTATCTCAAAGATGAGATTGCGGCAGGGAGGCTGGCCGTCACCTGGGTGAACCACTCTTACCACCACCACTACGATCCCAAGGTGCCGCTGCCGGAGAACTTCCTCCTGGCGCCCGGCACCGACCCGCTGCAGGAGGTGCTTCAGACCGAAGAGCTCCTGCTCTCCCAGGGGTTAGTCCCTTCCCCGTTTTTCCGCTTCCCGGGACTAGTGTCGGACGGGGGCTTGATGCAGCGGCTCAAGGAGCTCTCGCTGATCCCGGTCGGAAGCGACGCCTGGCTTGCCAAAGGAGAGGTCCCGCGCCAGGGCAGCTTCATCCTGGTGCACGGCAACGGCAACGAGCCCAAAGGAGTGAAGCTGCTCTTGCCGATCTTGAAGGACAAGGCGCCGCGCCTTTTGCCGCTTCCGGTCGCCTTCGGGCCGAACACCGGAGCCCTATAG
- a CDS encoding NlpC/P60 family protein — MKTMLLALLALPILTPAAHASELPRYAVAIAATPVLNTPEFAKTFSGKVKLDPCKGVRPVEFVAFPGTLFRIEGEQETDGVKVYRVTTNDYPYPTKTGLFVDARFLEKVEGAPRERQRTLPEPAEIRKRLLAAVGRPYVWGGNFKEGVPLLRTLYPKGDPLYGVDCTGLLYEATDGYTPRNSSYLTRYGKGVKVAGLTAAEIAKKLEPLDLVVYRGHVMMVLDEDSIIQSVMGCGGGKRGVVVSPREETLKKLMRTREPADRYPKGSAGEKSFVVRRWLP, encoded by the coding sequence ATGAAGACGATGCTCCTTGCGCTCTTGGCGCTTCCCATATTGACCCCGGCAGCCCATGCCTCAGAACTCCCCCGCTACGCCGTCGCCATTGCCGCCACCCCCGTCCTCAACACCCCAGAGTTCGCCAAGACCTTCAGCGGCAAGGTGAAGCTCGACCCCTGCAAGGGGGTGCGCCCGGTCGAGTTCGTGGCCTTCCCCGGCACCCTCTTCCGGATCGAGGGGGAGCAGGAAACGGACGGCGTCAAGGTGTACCGGGTCACCACCAACGACTACCCCTACCCGACGAAGACTGGCCTCTTCGTCGACGCGCGCTTCCTGGAAAAGGTGGAGGGTGCGCCCCGCGAGCGGCAACGGACCCTCCCCGAACCGGCGGAGATACGCAAAAGGCTCCTCGCCGCGGTGGGGAGGCCCTACGTCTGGGGGGGGAACTTCAAGGAGGGGGTGCCGCTTTTAAGGACGCTCTACCCCAAGGGGGATCCGCTCTACGGGGTGGACTGCACCGGGCTCCTCTACGAGGCGACCGACGGCTACACCCCGAGGAACAGCTCCTACCTTACCCGCTACGGAAAGGGGGTGAAGGTGGCGGGGCTGACCGCGGCGGAGATCGCGAAGAAGCTGGAGCCGCTGGACCTCGTGGTCTACAGGGGGCACGTGATGATGGTGCTGGACGAGGATTCCATCATCCAGAGCGTGATGGGGTGCGGCGGCGGGAAGCGCGGCGTGGTGGTCTCCCCAAGAGAGGAGACCCTGAAGAAACTGATGCGGACCAGGGAGCCGGCGGACCGCTACCCGAAAGGGAGCGCGGGGGAGAAGAGCTTCGTGGTGCGCCGCTGGCTTCCCTAG
- a CDS encoding HD-GYP domain-containing protein translates to MAAEILFVDDNRLVLQVLGDLLRSHGIEVLTASCAEEALELFKRHEIAVVVSDNQMPGMSGLEFLRELRNVSPDTVKVLISSYVDLPTALAAINSSEVYRYLLKPWKDEEIVEVVQEGLRRYRTIHDIRREDEAVLRSLAQTIELKDPSTKGHCDRVAVYALLIAESMGIAKEMQRQIKYGSWLHDCGKIGVSEFILNGPGSLSEDEFETMKMHTDWGVDVAEKADLSEVARNIIHYHHEKYDGSGYPSGLRGEEIPIEARIVSVADVYDALTMDRSYRKGYPCEKAREMVREMAGTALDPAVVEMFLAVVPDGPLPSTDELRECDALPARGKKALGLLFPAASC, encoded by the coding sequence ATGGCGGCAGAGATACTCTTCGTGGACGACAACAGGCTGGTACTCCAGGTGCTCGGCGACCTGCTCAGGTCGCACGGCATCGAGGTGCTCACCGCAAGCTGCGCGGAAGAAGCACTGGAGCTCTTCAAAAGGCATGAGATAGCGGTGGTGGTCTCGGACAACCAGATGCCGGGGATGTCGGGGCTCGAGTTCCTGCGCGAGCTCAGGAACGTTTCGCCGGACACGGTGAAGGTGCTCATCTCCTCCTATGTCGACCTCCCCACGGCGCTTGCCGCCATCAACAGCTCCGAGGTCTACCGTTACCTGCTGAAACCGTGGAAGGACGAGGAGATCGTCGAGGTGGTGCAGGAAGGTTTGCGCCGCTACCGCACCATCCACGACATACGGCGCGAGGACGAGGCGGTGCTCCGCTCCCTGGCGCAGACCATAGAGCTCAAGGACCCGAGCACCAAGGGGCACTGCGACCGGGTCGCCGTCTACGCGCTGCTGATAGCGGAATCCATGGGGATAGCCAAGGAGATGCAGCGGCAGATCAAGTACGGCAGCTGGCTGCACGACTGCGGCAAGATCGGGGTTTCGGAGTTCATACTGAACGGACCGGGCAGCTTGAGCGAGGACGAGTTCGAGACCATGAAGATGCACACCGACTGGGGCGTCGACGTGGCGGAGAAGGCCGACCTCTCCGAGGTGGCGCGCAACATCATCCACTACCATCACGAGAAGTACGACGGCAGTGGCTATCCTTCGGGGCTCAGGGGGGAGGAGATACCGATCGAGGCGCGCATCGTCTCGGTGGCCGACGTCTACGACGCGCTCACCATGGACCGCTCCTACCGCAAGGGGTACCCCTGCGAGAAAGCACGGGAAATGGTGCGCGAGATGGCGGGCACGGCGCTCGATCCGGCCGTGGTCGAGATGTTCCTGGCGGTGGTCCCGGACGGGCCGCTGCCGTCAACAGACGAGCTGCGGGAGTGCGACGCGCTCCCGGCAAGGGGGAAGAAGGCCCTGGGCCTGTTGTTTCCAGCCGCGAGCTGCTGA